In Pectinophora gossypiella chromosome 8, ilPecGoss1.1, whole genome shotgun sequence, the DNA window taggtttaggtttaggtttaggtttaggtttaggtttaggtttaggtttaggtttaggtttaggtttaggtttaggtttaggtttaggtttaggtttaggtttaggtttaggtttaggtttaggtttaggtttaggtttaggtttaggtttaggtttaggtttaggtttaggtttaggtttaggtttaggtttaggtttaggtttaggtttaggtttaggtttaggtttaggtttaggttaggtttaggtttaggtttaggtttaggtttaggtttaggtttaggtttaggtttaggtttaggtttaggtttaggtttaggtttaggtttaggtttaggtttaggtttaggtttaggtttaggtttaggtttaggtttaggtttaggtttaggtttaggtttaggtttaggtttaggtttaggtttaggtttaggtttaggtttaggtttaggtttaggtttaggtttaggtttaggtttaggtttaggtttaggtttaggtttaggtttaggtttaggtttaggtttaggtttaggtttaggtttaggtttaggtttaggtttaggtttaggtttaggtttaggtttaggtttaggtttaggtttaggtttaggtttaggtttaggtttaggtttaggtttaggtttaggtttacgTTTAGGTTTACGTTTAGGTTTACGTTTAGGTTTacgtttaggtttaggtttaggtttaggtttaggtttaggtttaggtttaggtttacgTTTacgtttaggtttaggtttaggtttaggtttaggtttaggtttaggtttaggtttaggtttaggtttaggtttaggttaggttaggttaggttaggttaggttaggttaggttaggttaggttaggttaggttttttttttttttttttttttttttttttttttttttttttttttttttctcatgcCCCTGCCGCACAAGATAGGCAGGGTCCTTATATATACTACATACATTTCTTACTATCGTTACTAATTCTAGTctgcccgcaatagggccctacgCTTTGCACACATTCATTCCGAGCCTCTATTAACATTCCAGTTCTATCACTTATCCCTCTCGTACTTTTATTCATCGTCTTTCATTCTTTGCATACCTACGgccctattcttcttcttattttctAGGAGTCGTACACATggggttttctttatttaaaaaaggtagACAGCgtctttttattgttaattttacCAACACAGTTTACATTCCAACAAAATCTTAACTCTAACAATTTGTGTCTTATACTACTCTTAGGTCTAATTGCTTATATCTACTGTAATTCTTACGACTATCATTGGTATATCTATACATATACAATGTAATCATATTTTACTTTAACTATTTCGACTATTTACATGTCTGACAATTTTTACAACATAATCCACAAATATGTCACGGTATTTTTTACAGCTTAGTAATATTTCCAGGTTTCCGGCTTCCATTTTGAGGCCGGTACGCTGCTCTACATCAAATCGGTCTTGGCCGTGAACAGGACAGTCTAACAGTAAGTGGGAAACATTTTCAGCTACGCTAGGGTCGCAGGCGCACGCTGGGTTGTCCTTGCATTTGAAGCGAGTCAAATACTCGGAGAACCCACCGTGCCCCGTTAGAGCCTGGGTCAACTCCTTGGTGATACTCAGCTTGCGTACCGTCCTGTACGCCTCAACCGCACTCGGGAAAAACAGCTTGGTGGTGGACGCTGTGTGCCCCGTGCTGTATCTCCGGTTCCATTCGTCAAGCGTATCCATGCGGATAAAGCGTTTGACGAATGATACCGGGTACATATCGTAGTCCGGCTTGCGTTTCGACTTTAGGGCAGCCTCCTTTGCGAGCGAGTCGGCTCTCTCGTTACCCTCCAACCCCGCGTGAGCTTTAATCCAGAACAAGGAGACGCTCTTGTTCTGGATGCTACTGCGGTAAATGGCGTCTCTAGATTCCACGGCAAGAGGGTGGAGGGCTTCGGGGTTCACGACTGTGAGGAGGGCTGCCATAGAGTCGCTATATATGGCACAGCTGGTCTCTCTACGTTTCAGGGCCTCCCGAGTGGCTTCGCAGAGAGCGAGAAGCTCGGCCTGGTAGACGGTGCAATAGGATGGCAGAGCAAGCTTTCGGGTTTTCGTCTCCGCCGcacggttaggttaggttaggttaggttaggttaggttaggttaggttaggttaggttaggttaggttaggttaggttaggttaggttaggttaggttaggttaggttaggttaggtttttttttttttttttttttttgtattttcgtcAGTGTGTCCTCCGGCATGGGGCCAGAGACTTTGTACATCCGAAAACTTATGAGACATTCATTTTTTactctggagaagcagatccaTGTTACACTATTGGTGTAACACTTCGTCAGCTTCAGGGtgtgtattgttttttattgaaaGTGTTGTGTGGATGTAGtataagtatatatgtatatatatatattggtaTATAACACATTAATATAAACAATGAGCTTACTCTACTGACAGCATAATCTaggatacttttttttttttttttttcctttttttttttattatatttttttttttgtttttttttttttttttttttttgttcctgtTTACGTATtacatatttagttttatatctAGTTAAGTCTACAATACAATTATATCCCATGATATATTTCATTGTAGAGTTTCTTATACATAATTTCTATATTGCTtaatttctattatattctatttaacctatttccTTAATTCTatcatatttacttataatgctATACCATTCAGCGTACTCAATACACTTATCGGCATACGTTCCGATTATTTGTTTAACGCTGCAATATATTTTACTACGGTCGTACAAAAGTTTGTAAACGGAACTCTACTACTGCTATCCATAAGAATTGCGTTAAGATTCTCTTTTTTGAGATGCATATCTATCTGCATCTCCAAATCGAATCTCTTCCTACCAAATTTTGGGCAATCCAAAAGGATATGCCAGATGTCCTGCTTTGTGTCTGGGTCGCAGAAGCATCCCGCTTCGGTCCTCAATTTAAATCTGCAGAGGTAGTCCGCAAAGCCTCCATGTCCCGTCAGTGCTTGCACCATTGTCGGTGTGAACCTAGCCTTCCTCACGAAGCGGTACGCTGTTTTTGCATCCGGGAGGAAGACCTTCGTGGTCTCTGCTGTTTTACCTTCTTGGTATCTCTGGTCCCACTTCGCGATTGTTAAATGTCTTATCTTATTCTTCACGAATGAGGTAGGGCATCGGTCGTAGTGGGACTTTACCTTCAGTTTGAGCGCAGCTTCCTTGGCCAGCTCATCTGCCCGTTCATTTCCCGCTACCCCCACATGAGCCCTTATCCAGAAGAGTTTTACTGTCTTATCCTTTGCGCGTATTTCTCTTAGAGTTTTCCGTATTTTGACAGCTAAGGGATGGAGCTCTTTCCGGTTTTTCAGGAGTTCAAGGGAGGAGCGGGAGTCGCTGAGGATGTTAGTTACCTCGTGAGCTGATGCCATCTCCACTGCCCTCCACAGCGCGAAGAGTTCCGCTTGAAATACGGAGCAGTAGGGCTCTAGTTTAAATTTTTTGTGCTCTACTTCTCTGCCACCTAGCCAGCGAGAAAGAGCCGCCCCTACCTTACCCCCAATTTTACTTCCATCGGTGAATATCATACTTCCAGTTATATGGTACTCTTCCAATGTCTGGGGGTCGGTATTTTCGAGGCATTGGAATTCTATGTCTTCCTCGCTGGCCGGATGCATGACCTTCAGGAAGCACTCCTTTTCTTCGATTTCCCTATCTGCCAGGTACCCGCCGTCCAGGTGTTCTAGGGGTCTCCCTCGCTTCGCCTCATAGAGTTTCGCCGCCTCTTGCACCCGAAGGTCCAAGGGGAGGATGCCGGCTATAATTAGGGCTGCGTTTAATGAGACCGTGCGGTAACCCCTGCAGATTTTTTGTGCAAATCCTCTTTGTATTGCGTTCAGTTGTTTTTGCACTGTTATTTTTGCCGCCGCCGCGGCCCAGACACTTGCTGCGTAGAGTATGGTTGGCTCAATTACTGCCATGTATATGGTCCTGATCACCTCCGGGTTCAGTCtccatgatatttttgctgaccTCGCCAACAACTTGTAGAGGTTTGTTGCTTTCCGGCAAATATTTGCAACATGCGTGTTGAAAGTTAATTTGTGGTCTATAGTGAGACCCAGtatttttatttcctctacaagcCGTATGGCGGTGTCGCCCATGTGCAGGGATGGGATTTCAAACTTCATCttgttggtgatgatgattgcgTTGGTTTTATGTGGGGCAAATTTCAGTTTATTACGCTGTCCCCATCCCTGCACATGTTCGAGAGTGTCATTCGCCTGTTCCTGAAGGGCAGAGACTGAATGGCCAGAGAATACCAGGACCACATCATCGGCGAAAGCTTGACAGTATACACCCCTGCTCTCCAGTTCGTTCAATAGCGGATCCAGTAATAGGTTCCAAAAGGTAGGACCACCGATGGAACCCTGTACGCAGCCCTTGTTTGTGCATTTTGTGGTTTCTTCTCCGGCATATCTGACCGTGACCTTCCTGTCGCTTAGGTAACTATTGACCAACTTCCGGAGATTTGGCGGGCATTTTTTCTCCTTGAGCTGGGTCTTAATGGCTGGCCACCAAGCGCTGTCAAAAGCCCCCTCTATGTCCAGAGATATTACTATATTAATTTTGTGATCGCTAATATTGCGTCTTATATGCTGGAGCAAGTCATAGAGGGAGTCTTCCGTACAGCGCTGGGGGACGAAGCCGTACTGTCTGGTATTCATCCTGGGTAGGGTGTGCCACCTGATCCTTCTGATCATCATTTTTTCCATCACCTTCCCCAGGACTGAGAGTAGCCCAATCGGTCGGTATGATTTGGGGTTGGTGTAGTCAGACTTGCCAGGTTTGCGTAGTACCACCACTGTTGCCTCCTTCCAAGCCGCCGGGAAGTGCGAGAGTTCCATACACTTGTTGATTAGGCCCAGGAATACTTGTGCATTGGCTGTTATCGCTGCTACACAGATGTCGGCCGTGAAACCATCCGGTCCTGGTGCCTTCTTGGGATTAAAGCTGTTCATGGCATATACGAGTTCAGCCTTTGTAAAGGGAGGGTCCGACCCATCGCCCGGGTGCTCAGCTTCGATGATATTTGCAGTCGCTCGAATCTGGGCATGTCCCGCATTTTCCCCTTCCGACGAGTCTTCGGGGAAGAATGTGGCTGCCAGTAGCTTAACTGACTCTTCCGGACTCTGGACCACGCCCTCCCCCACCAACAGCTGGTCTTCGTTCCTTTGTGCTGTGTTCCGGATTACTCTGTATATGCCATCCCAGAGGCTTTCGCGATCTTGTTTCGAGCAGAACTCCTTCCAACTGCTCGTCTGTGCCTTTGCAGCCTCCAGTTCATATCTCTCTTTTGCTTCCAGGTACTCGTCGACGGCGTGTTTTCTACGGCGGGGAGCAGCCCAGGATATCCTTCTCTTCTTCCGAAGAGAGTCCTTCTTCAGTTCCCCCAGCTCTACGGTCCACCACGGTAAGTTGACtttgtttcttttctttattttaggtATATTACTATTGCAtgcttttgttattatattaatgtatgtatttattgttttctttattgaatCTATTGTATCTATTTTATCTATTTCTTGTTCtgttatattttctattttcagTGACTCTACTATGTTTTTTCCAAATGCTTCCCAGTttgctttttttgtattatatattcGGGTTGGTTTAGTTTGATTTCCTAATGTGTGTTTGTCTAATTTTAACGTGAATGTTATTGTGTTGTGGTCTGAGCTTATTAATTCCTTGTTTATTTTCCAGTTATTTATTCTCCCTAACAGGTCGTCGCTACATACCGTGATGTCCACGCAGCTCTGAAAGATCTTTCCTCCTCTGATGGTGTCAAAGGTGGGCGTGTTCCCCACGTTAAGGATATGGAGATCCAGTTCGTCGAAAGTACCCCTTAGCTCCTCTCCTCGAGGGTTTTCTCTCACACTTCCCCACCAGGTACTCCACGCATTGAAGTCTCCTCCTATTACGACGCATCTGGTGTTAAGCTTTTCCATGATATTCCTCAGCTTTTCTAGATATGGTTCAAGAGGCTGGGTGTCTTCGAAGTAAACCGAGACTATGGCCACTTCCCACTTGTCGGTCTTTAGTTTGGCTGCAACCATGTTTTCCGTATTTAGTGTGGCATCTTCTATGATCTTAATATCACTATTTAACACAACGATTGCAGCCTTTACTGGTCCGGTTCTATTCCTCGTGCACTGTATTACTCGCGTACCTGCCTCTTGCTTCAATACACCATTTGCGCCAATGTAAGGTTCTTGTACAAGAGCGAAACTTATTTTCCTCTTACTTATTTCTACAAAGAGTTCTTTTGTGGCAAGGCGTTTTCGCTGTAGATTGGCCTGCAATGCGTGGTAGTTGTTTGTCCCATCGGTGTCCCCACTTCGCCCCATATCCACCTTAGCAATACGCTACACTGGATCTCGCtattgcgtcccactttttccGGATGGGGCAATCGACGTCGAATGCATTGTGATCCGTCTTGTCCATTTTCGCATGGACGCAGTTTTTACATGTGGGGGGATCCCTCACTATCCAGCCCGGACAGTCTACTTTTAGGTGTGGCTCGGCACAATGACTGCAGAGATCCTGCGTTTCTTTGCAGTACTTGCGTCCGTGCCCGTAACCTAAGCAGCGGGAGCATTGAACCAGCGGTGATTGGTCCGCTACTACAACCCTCTGTAGGTCTACATGTGCTTTCCCCGCCTGCACCAGTTTTTGCCACACCTGAGGTGACACTTGCAGCACTACGTGGTTGACGTACTGGTTCCGGGCTCTACGTCGGTATTTTACCTCCGCTCTATACTGATCCACCGGCAATCCTTCGAACAGATGTTTGTTCTGATTTTTTAGTGCAGTCTTGATATCCTCGTCAGTATTTACTGTGAGGACGTCCTTCAGGATTACCAGTGGATCCTTATTGAGCATTGGCTCCACTCGTAGCCTAGGTGCTGTGGCTTTAATTTTGTCCGTGATTTTCTCTGCTTCATGTCTATTGCCACAGCTCACGATGACTTTTTGGTCCCTCGCCTTTCTGAGTCTGTCGACTTTAAGGCCGCTCGATTTGGCGTCAACTGCGGATCTTATTTTGTTAATGACGTCGTTGCTCGTGTCCTGTTCGGCATCGGAAGACACCATGACCGAAAATACCGGTGCAATAGTTTTAGAAGCCACCACACTGGCATAGGTGACTCCAGCTGCAGCCCTCTTTGACGTCGCTCCAATCTCATTCACATTTTCGATGGTCGGCAATCGGTCTATCTTCGTATGAAGTGCCGCCATTTGCGATTTGGATTCTGTCAGGAGATCCCTCTGCTCCAGGAGCTCCCTCAATAAAATTCCTCCCTTCTCCTCGGAGTCGTTTGGCGGCGCTAGTGCTGATTTTTCCTTGGCCGTCTCCTCCAGCCTCTTTCTGAGTGCCTCCGTATGCCCCTTACACTCTTCAACCGCCTTCTCATGATGCTCCAATCTCCTCATGAGCTGCTCCATGAGTTTAGAGTGATCTGCTGTGAGTGTAGGCGCAGTTGTTGGGTGCGAGGGCCCCGCCCTGGATAGTTCTTTCTCCAGCCTCAACAGTACGTCAGCATGGTTCAGGCGGGCGGTCTCGAGACTCCTCTGAAGTGATTCGCGGGATTCAGCCAGTCGCAACACGATGTCATTGATATCAGTCATCCTTTTGATGACCCCGTCCTTAATGGTGGTCTTTATATTCCCGGATTGCTCCATCAAGCTCTTCGCCTCTTGGTATAACCCATTGGCTTTCGCTTGAAGACTTGCTCCAGAGGCGGCTGGTGTTCCTGAGCTCGATGGAGCATGTTCAACCGGCTTGGGAGTTTTCGCGGGGGAGCTCACTCCGTTGGAGGGGACTCTCTTACGCGGGGGTGCCAGTACCCCTGCTGATTGCACCGAGAACTTGGTCGTCTTCGCTGTTCCTGCAGCGGAATCGGTTTTTGGGTTCTTAGAACTCATTCTTGTGATGTGTCAATAAATAGACACGGTCCGattaaataaaaaggtaaaaagtaaaagtgtatAAAGTATAAAGGTAAGagtaaaacttaaaaatgtataaattcgTATAACCTAGTGATTATTTTGTctaaataaaagttacaataaTAAACAACACAGCTTTATTGTACTCAAGAGTTGTAGAGTCCCGTTTATCAGTAGCCCACTAACGTCTTCTATTTTCTTTTCCAGGTCAACAGCGCTGCTCTGCGGCGTGTCAACTCTAGGAGCTGTCGACGTCAACGAGCG includes these proteins:
- the LOC126369089 gene encoding uncharacterized protein LOC126369089, which gives rise to MVAAKLKTDKWEVAIVSVYFEDTQPLEPYLEKLRNIMEKLNTRCVVIGGDFNAWSTWWGSVRENPRGEELRGTFDELDLHILNVGNTPTFDTIRGGKIFQSCVDITKRNKVNLPWWTVELGELKKDSLRKKRRISWAAPRRRKHAVDEYLEAKERYELEAAKAQTSSWKEFCSKQDRESLWDGIYRVIRNTAQRNEDQLLVGEGVVQSPEESVKLLAATFFPEDSSEGENAGHAQIRATANIIEAEHPGDGSDPPFTKAELVYAMNSFNPKKAPGPDGFTADICVAAITANAQVFLGLINKCMELSHFPAAWKEATVVVLRKPGKSDYTNPKSYRPIGLLSVLGKVMEKMMIRRIRWHTLPRMNTRQYGFVPQRCTEDSLYDLLQHIRRNISDHKINIVISLDIEGAFDSAWWPAIKTQLKEKKCPPNLRKLVNSYLSDRKVTVRYAGEETTKCTNKGCVQGSIGGPTFWNLLLDPLLNELESRGVYCQAFADDVVLVFSGHSVSALQEQANDTLEHVQGWGQRNKLKFAPHKTNAIIITNKMKFEIPSLHMGDTAIRLVEEIKILGLTIDHKLTFNTHVANICRKATNLYKLLARSAKISWRLNPEVIRTIYMAVIEPTILYAASVWAAAAAKITVQKQLNAIQRGFAQKICRGYRTVSLNAALIIAGILPLDLRVQEAAKLYEAKRGRPLEHLDGGYLADREIEEKECFLKVMHPASEEDIEFQCLENTDPQTLEEYHITGSMIFTDGSKIGGKVGAALSRWLGGREVEHKKFKLEPYCSVFQAELFALWRAVEMASAHEVTNILSDSRSSLELLKNRKELHPLAVKIRKTLREIRAKDKTVKLFWIRAHVGVAGNERADELAKEAALKLKVKSHYDRCPTSFVKNKIRHLTIAKWDQRYQEGKTAETTKVFLPDAKTAYRFVRKARFTPTMVQALTGHGGFADYLCRFKLRTEAGCFCDPDTKQDIWHILLDCPKFGRKRFDLEMQIDMHLKKENLNAILMDSSSRVPFTNFFVNPEALHPLAVESRDAIYRSSIQNKSVSLFWIKAHAGLEGNERADSLAKEAALKSKRKPDYDMYPVSFVKRFIRMDTLDEWNRRYSTGHTASTTKLFFPSAVEAYRTVRKLSITKELTQALTGHGGFSEYLTRFKCKDNPACACDPSVAENVSHLLLDCPVHGQDRFDVEQRTGLKMEAGNLEILLSCKKYRDIFVDYVVKIVRHVNSRNS